One segment of Meleagris gallopavo isolate NT-WF06-2002-E0010 breed Aviagen turkey brand Nicholas breeding stock chromosome 8, Turkey_5.1, whole genome shotgun sequence DNA contains the following:
- the WASHC2C gene encoding WASH complex subunit 2 isoform X3, giving the protein MNGAQDAAEPAPVWERPWSLEEIRKGSQSWSLASDAGLLRFLQEFSQQTISRTHEIKKQVDGLISETKAADCRLHNVFNDFLMLSNTQFIENRVYDEEVEESIPKTDAGEKAEQEKTREQKEADLIPKIQEAVNYGLQVLDSAFEQLDIKAGNSDSEEEESNERVELILEPKDLYIDRPLPYLIGSQQFMEQDDVGLGDLTSEEGSVDSDRGSVLDSEEKDEEESDDEFGNPSEDDQKMRTAQMSDEDDYDGCDLFDSEKEEDEDGDFEETARPKKKRPTSFADELAARIKGEIPVKQEEEHSSLSPEIKSRKTPKEKKEVKVPSDDDEDDIFKHPKLTDEDFTPFGSKGGLFSGGTGLFDDDEGDLFAEAPREDSKEQEEQVPISAGGSDVFSSSVIVEKDKKPTAQSTEKAPKQPEKIHLFDDDDDDFFVGTTKKTPGPVKSAADLFDDDDDEGDLFKEKPAIPPVAASTTKEVESEKKTAIAKKSQPSSGDDFKPSSETPQRKQRGLFSDEEDSEDLFSSSKTMTSKATSLPISKSTTKAPLSLFDDDEEDLFGVVPAKKQQEKPLEEKAKQSEPHKKASSLLFSSDEEEHWNVSKPLKLPSEDNQKEDPAKSSSTISQAKAVKKTSLFEEDDEEDLFAITKESQRKPQRISLLFEDDAVTGESLFSSQSTLPSASTAEKTKPAQAPPLFNEEEKEEKNDRPHITKSNQAQDALWSSEEPEAVPVPRGTDVERQVTKEKVEPFATSSLEPDLFAASPPALEKDTSVQARKVLSLFDEEEEERLEDDGVKNAHEGNDVPSEKSIRPKSTGVFQDEELLFSHKLQKDNDPDVDLFASPKTSMSTNRILKPSSGGSLFGDDDEDDLFSTAKTNPPKIAEKKTVKTSPVPSSENCNLLENALSAKQHEALKTVTTEKSTGPVPIKTKEPSSRIGKLQANLAINPAALLPGAVPKISSVKSSFPILDTPLHEPNDVQSSEAFPAAGNNEELGVSFDQPMQADTLHSANKTRIKVTGKRRPPSRMARRLAAQESGEGEEVDSAKEPQFSVPKQRSAIENVKELVVTEAESKENGFLFGSSLPAHGSILTSKLPPESTDQGDDLFESEDLFANHSTSRTATQSKLREEMPDSVANEPIKGMEKKSELSVLGNQDSSDLFQSVQQKSSTKNSPISFLEEEEDSLFTSQKTGKKELKPAVRQTVDSAAQDIFEDDIFATEAIKPMNKAKEKMTESNLFDDNIDIFADLTVKPKEKKTKKKVEQKSIFDDDMDDIFSGSQIKIPTPKSRSSQAASEVKSESKALSTFDDPLNASGGQ; this is encoded by the exons GAAAAGACACGGGAACAGAAAGAAGCTGATCTAATCCCCAAAATACAAGAAGCAGTGAATTATGGGTTGCAAGTTCTGGACAGTGCATTTGAACAGCTAGACATCAAAGCAGGCAACTCTGactcagaagaggaagaaagtaaTGAGAGGGTAGAACTGATACTTGAGCCAAAG GATCTCTATATTGACAGACCTTTACCTTACCTGATTGGCTCCCAGCAGTTCATGGAACAAGATGATGTTGGCCTTGGAGATCTGACTAGTGAGG aAGGATCAGTTGATAGTGATCGTGGAAGTGTACTTGACAGtgaagaaaaggatgaagaG GAATCAGACGATGAATTTGGAAACCCCAGTGAGGATGACCAAAAGATG aggACAGCCCAGATGAGTGATGAAGATGATTATGATGGTTGTGATCTCTTTGactctgaaaaagaagaagatgAGGATGGAGACTTTGAGGAAACTGCAAGACCT aaaaagaaaaggccaACGTCATTTGCGGATGAACTTGCAGCCCGAATCAAAGGAGAAATACCAGTTAAACAGGAGGAAGAGCATTCGT caCTGTCACCGGAAATCAAATCAAGGAAAACTccaaaagagaagaaggaagttAAAGTTCCATCAGATG ATGATGAAGATGACATCTTCAAGCATCCTAAGCTGACTGATGAAGATTTCACGCCATTTGGTTCTAAGGGTGGTCTCTTCAGTGGTGGCACCGGTCTCTTTGATGATGATGAG GGTGATCTTTTTGCTGAAGCACCAAGAGAAGATTCAAAAGAGCAAGAGGAACAAGTTCCTATCAGTGCAG GAGGGAGTGATGTCTTCAGCTCCTCTGTAATTGTGGAAAAAGACAAGAAACCTACAGCACAGAGTACAGAAAAAGCTCCTAAGCAGCCTgaaaaaattcatctttttgatgatgacgatgatgacTTCTTTGTGGGAACAACTAAAAAGACTCCAGGTCCAG TCAAATCTGCAGCTGACCTatttgatgatgatgatgatgaaggtGACTTATTCAAAGAGAAACCTGCCATTCCTCCTGTGGCTGCTAGCACAACTAAAGAAGTGGAGAGTGAAAAGAAGACAGCCATAGCAAAAAAG AGTCAGCCATCTTCAGGTGATGATTTCAAGCCTTCATCTGAAACACCTCAAAGAAAACAGAGGGGCCTCTTCTCAGATGAGGAGGATTCTGAA GATTTGTTTTCATCAAGTAAAACCATGACATCAAAAGCTACATCTCTCCCCATCAGCAAGTCCACAACGAAAGCTCCGCTCTCTTTGTTTGATGATGATGAAGAG GATCTCTTTGGTGTGGTACCTGCCAAGAAGCAACAGGAAAAGCCcctggaagagaaagcaaaacagtcAGAGCCACACAAGAAAGCCTCCAGCTTATTGTTCAGCAGTGATGAGGAG GAACATTGGAATGTCTCCAAGCCACTGAAGCTTCCTTCGGAAGATAACCAAAAAGAGGACCCTGCAAAATCATCTAGCACCATCAGTCAGGCTAAAGCTGTGAAGAAGACAAGCCTATTCGAGGAAGATGATGAGGAGGATTTATTTGCAATCACTAAAGAGAG ccaaagaAAACCACAGAGGATATCACTGCTGTTTGAAGATGATGCTGTTACTGGAGAATCGCTCTTCAGTTCCCAATCAACGCTTCCTTCAGCTTCTACAGCG gagaaaacaaagccagcacAAGCACCACCCTTGTttaatgaagaggaaaaagaggaaaagaatgatCGACCACATATTACAAAGTCTAACCAGGCACAAGATGCACTGTGGTCTTCAGAAGAGCCTGAAGCAGTTCCTGTGCCTAGAGGAACAGATGTTGAAAGGCAGgtgacaaaggaaaaa gTGGAGCCTTTTGCCACATCATCTTTGGAGCCAGATCTGTTTGCAGCATCACCACCAGCTCTGGAGAAAGATACCAGTGTCCAAGCTAGGAAAGTGTTAAGCTTGTTtgatgaggaggaagaggagagactGGAAGATGATGGGGTTAAAAATGCACATGAAGGCAATGATGTG CCTTCTGAGAAGAGCATTCGTCCCAAAAGCACTGGTGTCTTTCAAGATGAAGAGCTTCTTTTCAGTCACAAACTTCAGAAGGACAATGATCCGGATGTTGACCTCTTTGCCAGTCCCAAGACGTCAATG tctACAAATCGTATTCTGAAACCATCATCTGGAGGAAGTCTTTTTGGGGATGATGATGAGGATGATCTTTTCAGTACTGCTAAAACAAACCCTCCG aaaatagcagagaagaaaacagttaagACCAGTCCTGTCCCTTCCTCAGAGAATTGTAATCTTCTAGAAAATGCTTTAAGTGCCAAACAACACGAAGCTCTGAAGACAGTAACTACAGAG AAATCTACAGGTCCCGTTCCCATTAAAACCAAAGAACCCTCATCTCGGATTGGAAAGTTACAA gcTAACTTAGCTATTAACCCTGCAGCCTTACTTCCTGGTGCAGTGCCTAAGATCTCCAGTGTAAAGTCCTCCTTCCCCATTTTGGACACTCCACTGCATGAGCCCAATGACGTACAGAGCAGTGaagccttccctgctgcagggaacaATGAAGAATTAGGTGTAAGCTTTGATCAGCCTATGCAAGCGGATACCTTGCACAGCGCCAATAAG ACCAGAATCAAGGTTACAGGAAAACGAAGGCCTCCAAGCAGAATGGCCCGCCGGTTAGCTGCCCAGGAGTCTGGTGAGGGTGAAGAGGTGGACAGTGCTAAAGAACCACAGTTCTCAGTACCAAAACAGAGATCAGCAATAGAGAATGTAAAGGAGCTTGTTGTTACTGAAGCGGAATCcaaagaaaatggttttctcTTTGGCTCATCACTACCAGCTCATGGCAGCATTCTGACGAGTAAACTTCCTCCAGAATCCACAGATCAAGGAGATGATCTGTTTGAATCGGAAGACCTTTTTGCAAACCACTCAACATCCAGAACAGCTACACAATCAAAATTGAGGGAGGAAATGCCAGACAGTGTGGCCAACGAACCCATCAAGGGTatggaaaaaaagtctgaaCTCTCTGTTCTGGGTAATCAGGATAGCAGTGATCTTTTCCAGTCTGTACAGCAAAAATCTTCAACAAAAAACAGCCCTATATCTtttttggaggaggaggaagattcTCTTTTCACCAGTCAGAAAACTGGGAAGAAGGAGTTGAAACCTGCTGTTCGGCAAACTGTTGATTCTGCTGCACAAGATATTTTTGAG GATGATATATTTGCTACTGAAGCAATAAAGCCaatgaacaaagcaaaagagaaaatgacagaGAGTAACCTCTTTGATGATAACATTGATATCTTTGCGGATCTCACTgtaaaaccaaaagaaaagaagaccaAGAAAAAAGTGGAACAAAAATCCATATTTGATGACGATATGG ATGATATATTCTCTGGCAGCCAGATCAAGATACCCACTCCCAAAAGCAGGTCTTCCCAGGCAGCCTCAGAAGTGAAATCTGAAAGCAAGGCACTGAGCACATTTGATGACCCGCTGAATGCCTCTGGAGGCCAGTAG
- the WASHC2C gene encoding WASH complex subunit 2 isoform X1 — translation MNGAQDAAEPAPVWERPWSLEEIRKGSQSWSLASDAGLLRFLQEFSQQTISRTHEIKKQVDGLISETKAADCRLHNVFNDFLMLSNTQFIENRVYDEEVEESIPKTDAGEKAEQEKTREQKEADLIPKIQEAVNYGLQVLDSAFEQLDIKAGNSDSEEEESNERVELILEPKDLYIDRPLPYLIGSQQFMEQDDVGLGDLTSEEGSVDSDRGSVLDSEEKDEEESDDEFGNPSEDDQKMRTAQMSDEDDYDGCDLFDSEKEEDEDGDFEETARPKKKRPTSFADELAARIKGEIPVKQEEEHSSLSPEIKSRKTPKEKKEVKVPSDDDEDDIFKHPKLTDEDFTPFGSKGGLFSGGTGLFDDDEGDLFAEAPREDSKEQEEQVPISAAISTKSLKKVPAGAVSLFPGGSDVFSSSVIVEKDKKPTAQSTEKAPKQPEKIHLFDDDDDDFFVGTTKKTPGPVKSAADLFDDDDDEGDLFKEKPAIPPVAASTTKEVESEKKTAIAKKSQPSSGDDFKPSSETPQRKQRGLFSDEEDSEDLFSSSKTMTSKATSLPISKSTTKAPLSLFDDDEEDLFGVVPAKKQQEKPLEEKAKQSEPHKKASSLLFSSDEEEHWNVSKPLKLPSEDNQKEDPAKSSSTISQAKAVKKTSLFEEDDEEDLFAITKESQRKPQRISLLFEDDAVTGESLFSSQSTLPSASTAEKTKPAQAPPLFNEEEKEEKNDRPHITKSNQAQDALWSSEEPEAVPVPRGTDVERQVTKEKVEPFATSSLEPDLFAASPPALEKDTSVQARKVLSLFDEEEEERLEDDGVKNAHEGNDVPSEKSIRPKSTGVFQDEELLFSHKLQKDNDPDVDLFASPKTSMSTNRILKPSSGGSLFGDDDEDDLFSTAKTNPPKIAEKKTVKTSPVPSSENCNLLENALSAKQHEALKTVTTEKSTGPVPIKTKEPSSRIGKLQANLAINPAALLPGAVPKISSVKSSFPILDTPLHEPNDVQSSEAFPAAGNNEELGVSFDQPMQADTLHSANKTRIKVTGKRRPPSRMARRLAAQESGEGEEVDSAKEPQFSVPKQRSAIENVKELVVTEAESKENGFLFGSSLPAHGSILTSKLPPESTDQGDDLFESEDLFANHSTSRTATQSKLREEMPDSVANEPIKGMEKKSELSVLGNQDSSDLFQSVQQKSSTKNSPISFLEEEEDSLFTSQKTGKKELKPAVRQTVDSAAQDIFEDDIFATEAIKPMNKAKEKMTESNLFDDNIDIFADLTVKPKEKKTKKKVEQKSIFDDDMDDIFSGSQIKIPTPKSRSSQAASEVKSESKALSTFDDPLNASGGQ, via the exons GAAAAGACACGGGAACAGAAAGAAGCTGATCTAATCCCCAAAATACAAGAAGCAGTGAATTATGGGTTGCAAGTTCTGGACAGTGCATTTGAACAGCTAGACATCAAAGCAGGCAACTCTGactcagaagaggaagaaagtaaTGAGAGGGTAGAACTGATACTTGAGCCAAAG GATCTCTATATTGACAGACCTTTACCTTACCTGATTGGCTCCCAGCAGTTCATGGAACAAGATGATGTTGGCCTTGGAGATCTGACTAGTGAGG aAGGATCAGTTGATAGTGATCGTGGAAGTGTACTTGACAGtgaagaaaaggatgaagaG GAATCAGACGATGAATTTGGAAACCCCAGTGAGGATGACCAAAAGATG aggACAGCCCAGATGAGTGATGAAGATGATTATGATGGTTGTGATCTCTTTGactctgaaaaagaagaagatgAGGATGGAGACTTTGAGGAAACTGCAAGACCT aaaaagaaaaggccaACGTCATTTGCGGATGAACTTGCAGCCCGAATCAAAGGAGAAATACCAGTTAAACAGGAGGAAGAGCATTCGT caCTGTCACCGGAAATCAAATCAAGGAAAACTccaaaagagaagaaggaagttAAAGTTCCATCAGATG ATGATGAAGATGACATCTTCAAGCATCCTAAGCTGACTGATGAAGATTTCACGCCATTTGGTTCTAAGGGTGGTCTCTTCAGTGGTGGCACCGGTCTCTTTGATGATGATGAG GGTGATCTTTTTGCTGAAGCACCAAGAGAAGATTCAAAAGAGCAAGAGGAACAAGTTCCTATCAGTGCAG CAATCTCTACAAAATCCTTAAAGAAAGTTCCTGCAGGTGCAGTGTCTCTGTTCCCAG GAGGGAGTGATGTCTTCAGCTCCTCTGTAATTGTGGAAAAAGACAAGAAACCTACAGCACAGAGTACAGAAAAAGCTCCTAAGCAGCCTgaaaaaattcatctttttgatgatgacgatgatgacTTCTTTGTGGGAACAACTAAAAAGACTCCAGGTCCAG TCAAATCTGCAGCTGACCTatttgatgatgatgatgatgaaggtGACTTATTCAAAGAGAAACCTGCCATTCCTCCTGTGGCTGCTAGCACAACTAAAGAAGTGGAGAGTGAAAAGAAGACAGCCATAGCAAAAAAG AGTCAGCCATCTTCAGGTGATGATTTCAAGCCTTCATCTGAAACACCTCAAAGAAAACAGAGGGGCCTCTTCTCAGATGAGGAGGATTCTGAA GATTTGTTTTCATCAAGTAAAACCATGACATCAAAAGCTACATCTCTCCCCATCAGCAAGTCCACAACGAAAGCTCCGCTCTCTTTGTTTGATGATGATGAAGAG GATCTCTTTGGTGTGGTACCTGCCAAGAAGCAACAGGAAAAGCCcctggaagagaaagcaaaacagtcAGAGCCACACAAGAAAGCCTCCAGCTTATTGTTCAGCAGTGATGAGGAG GAACATTGGAATGTCTCCAAGCCACTGAAGCTTCCTTCGGAAGATAACCAAAAAGAGGACCCTGCAAAATCATCTAGCACCATCAGTCAGGCTAAAGCTGTGAAGAAGACAAGCCTATTCGAGGAAGATGATGAGGAGGATTTATTTGCAATCACTAAAGAGAG ccaaagaAAACCACAGAGGATATCACTGCTGTTTGAAGATGATGCTGTTACTGGAGAATCGCTCTTCAGTTCCCAATCAACGCTTCCTTCAGCTTCTACAGCG gagaaaacaaagccagcacAAGCACCACCCTTGTttaatgaagaggaaaaagaggaaaagaatgatCGACCACATATTACAAAGTCTAACCAGGCACAAGATGCACTGTGGTCTTCAGAAGAGCCTGAAGCAGTTCCTGTGCCTAGAGGAACAGATGTTGAAAGGCAGgtgacaaaggaaaaa gTGGAGCCTTTTGCCACATCATCTTTGGAGCCAGATCTGTTTGCAGCATCACCACCAGCTCTGGAGAAAGATACCAGTGTCCAAGCTAGGAAAGTGTTAAGCTTGTTtgatgaggaggaagaggagagactGGAAGATGATGGGGTTAAAAATGCACATGAAGGCAATGATGTG CCTTCTGAGAAGAGCATTCGTCCCAAAAGCACTGGTGTCTTTCAAGATGAAGAGCTTCTTTTCAGTCACAAACTTCAGAAGGACAATGATCCGGATGTTGACCTCTTTGCCAGTCCCAAGACGTCAATG tctACAAATCGTATTCTGAAACCATCATCTGGAGGAAGTCTTTTTGGGGATGATGATGAGGATGATCTTTTCAGTACTGCTAAAACAAACCCTCCG aaaatagcagagaagaaaacagttaagACCAGTCCTGTCCCTTCCTCAGAGAATTGTAATCTTCTAGAAAATGCTTTAAGTGCCAAACAACACGAAGCTCTGAAGACAGTAACTACAGAG AAATCTACAGGTCCCGTTCCCATTAAAACCAAAGAACCCTCATCTCGGATTGGAAAGTTACAA gcTAACTTAGCTATTAACCCTGCAGCCTTACTTCCTGGTGCAGTGCCTAAGATCTCCAGTGTAAAGTCCTCCTTCCCCATTTTGGACACTCCACTGCATGAGCCCAATGACGTACAGAGCAGTGaagccttccctgctgcagggaacaATGAAGAATTAGGTGTAAGCTTTGATCAGCCTATGCAAGCGGATACCTTGCACAGCGCCAATAAG ACCAGAATCAAGGTTACAGGAAAACGAAGGCCTCCAAGCAGAATGGCCCGCCGGTTAGCTGCCCAGGAGTCTGGTGAGGGTGAAGAGGTGGACAGTGCTAAAGAACCACAGTTCTCAGTACCAAAACAGAGATCAGCAATAGAGAATGTAAAGGAGCTTGTTGTTACTGAAGCGGAATCcaaagaaaatggttttctcTTTGGCTCATCACTACCAGCTCATGGCAGCATTCTGACGAGTAAACTTCCTCCAGAATCCACAGATCAAGGAGATGATCTGTTTGAATCGGAAGACCTTTTTGCAAACCACTCAACATCCAGAACAGCTACACAATCAAAATTGAGGGAGGAAATGCCAGACAGTGTGGCCAACGAACCCATCAAGGGTatggaaaaaaagtctgaaCTCTCTGTTCTGGGTAATCAGGATAGCAGTGATCTTTTCCAGTCTGTACAGCAAAAATCTTCAACAAAAAACAGCCCTATATCTtttttggaggaggaggaagattcTCTTTTCACCAGTCAGAAAACTGGGAAGAAGGAGTTGAAACCTGCTGTTCGGCAAACTGTTGATTCTGCTGCACAAGATATTTTTGAG GATGATATATTTGCTACTGAAGCAATAAAGCCaatgaacaaagcaaaagagaaaatgacagaGAGTAACCTCTTTGATGATAACATTGATATCTTTGCGGATCTCACTgtaaaaccaaaagaaaagaagaccaAGAAAAAAGTGGAACAAAAATCCATATTTGATGACGATATGG ATGATATATTCTCTGGCAGCCAGATCAAGATACCCACTCCCAAAAGCAGGTCTTCCCAGGCAGCCTCAGAAGTGAAATCTGAAAGCAAGGCACTGAGCACATTTGATGACCCGCTGAATGCCTCTGGAGGCCAGTAG